From Aedes albopictus strain Foshan chromosome 1, AalbF5, whole genome shotgun sequence, one genomic window encodes:
- the LOC109432137 gene encoding troponin T, skeletal muscle isoform X3 — protein MSDDEEYSGDDPEFIKRQDQKRSDLDEQLKEYINEWRKQRSKEEDELKRLKEKQAKRKVSRAEEEQRMAQRKKEEEERRVREIEEKKQREIDEKRRRLEEAEKKRQAMLQAMKDKDKKGPNFTITKKDSSFGMSNAQMERNKTKEQLEEEKKISLSFRIKPLEMDGLSADALRTKATELWETIVKLETEKYDLEERQKRQDYDLKELKERQKQQLRHKALKKGLDPEALTGKYPPKIQVASKYERRVDTRSYDDKKKLFEGGFDTLNKESLEKQWSERKEQYVGRQKSKLPKWFGERPGKKAGDPETPEGEDEVKPEDEEVEEVEEVVEEVVEEEEEEEEEEEEEEEEEEEEEEEEEEEEEE, from the exons GGGTGATGATCCCGAGTTCATCAAGCGCCAAGACCAGAAGCGCTCAGACTTGGATGAACAGCTGAAGGAGTACATCAATGAATGGCGTAAACAGCGGTCCAAGGAAGAAGATGAACTCAAGAGGCTCAAGGAAAAGCAGGCCAAGCGCAAGGTCTCCCGAGCTGAAGAGGAGCAGCGTATGGCTCAGCGCAAGAAGGAAGAGGAGGAGCGTCGTGTGCGCGAAATTGAGGAGAAGAAACAGCGCGAAATCGACGAGAAGAGACGTCGTCTGGAAGAGGCCGAGAAGAAGCGTCAGGCGATGCTGCAGGCCATGAAGGACAAGGACAAGAAGGGACCGAACTTCACCATTACCAAGAAGGACAGTTCC TTCGGTATGTCCAATGCTCAGATGGAGCGTAACAAGACTAAGGAACAGCtggaagaagagaagaagattTCTCTCTCCTTCCGTATCAAGCCCCTGGAAATGGATGGCTTGAGCGCCGATGCTCTCCGTACCAAGGCCACTGAACTGTGGGAAACCATCGTTAAGCTGGAAACCGAGAAGTACGATTTGGAGGAAAGGCAAAAGCGCCAGGACTACGAT CTGAAAGAGTTGAAGGAAAGACAGAAGCAACAGCTGAGACACAAAGCCCTCAAAAAGGGTCTGGACCCAGAAGCTCTCACCGGAAAGTACCCG CCCAAGATCCAAGTTGCCTCCAAATACGAACGTCGCGTTGATACCCGCTCCTATGATGACAAGAAGAAGCTGTTCGAGGGT GGCTTTGACACTCTAAACAAAGAAAGCCTCGAGAAGCAGTGGTCCGAAAGGAAGGAACAGTACGTCGGTCGTCAGAAAT CCAAACTTCCAAAATGGTTCGGAGAGCGGCCAGGCAAGAAGGCGGGAGACCCAGAAACCCCAGAAGGCGAAGACGAAGTCAAGCCCGAGGATGAGGAGGTTGAAGAGGTCGAAGAAGTCGTGGAGGAAGTT GTCGAGGAAGAGGaggaagaagaggaagaggaggaggaggaagaggaagaggaggaagaagaggaagaggaggaggaagaagaggaagaagaataa
- the LOC109432137 gene encoding troponin T, skeletal muscle isoform X1, whose translation MSDDEEYSSEEEEVVEEQHEQPAAKSEGDDPEFIKRQDQKRSDLDEQLKEYINEWRKQRSKEEDELKRLKEKQAKRKVSRAEEEQRMAQRKKEEEERRVREIEEKKQREIDEKRRRLEEAEKKRQAMLQAMKDKDKKGPNFTITKKDSSFGMSNAQMERNKTKEQLEEEKKISLSFRIKPLEMDGLSADALRTKATELWETIVKLETEKYDLEERQKRQDYDLKELKERQKQQLRHKALKKGLDPEALTGKYPPKIQVASKYERRVDTRSYDDKKKLFEGGFDTLNKESLEKQWSERKEQYVGRQKSKLPKWFGERPGKKAGDPETPEGEDEVKPEDEEVEEVEEVVEEVVEEEEEEEEEEEEEEEEEEEEEEEEEEEEEE comes from the exons ACCAGCAGCTAAGAGCGA GGGTGATGATCCCGAGTTCATCAAGCGCCAAGACCAGAAGCGCTCAGACTTGGATGAACAGCTGAAGGAGTACATCAATGAATGGCGTAAACAGCGGTCCAAGGAAGAAGATGAACTCAAGAGGCTCAAGGAAAAGCAGGCCAAGCGCAAGGTCTCCCGAGCTGAAGAGGAGCAGCGTATGGCTCAGCGCAAGAAGGAAGAGGAGGAGCGTCGTGTGCGCGAAATTGAGGAGAAGAAACAGCGCGAAATCGACGAGAAGAGACGTCGTCTGGAAGAGGCCGAGAAGAAGCGTCAGGCGATGCTGCAGGCCATGAAGGACAAGGACAAGAAGGGACCGAACTTCACCATTACCAAGAAGGACAGTTCC TTCGGTATGTCCAATGCTCAGATGGAGCGTAACAAGACTAAGGAACAGCtggaagaagagaagaagattTCTCTCTCCTTCCGTATCAAGCCCCTGGAAATGGATGGCTTGAGCGCCGATGCTCTCCGTACCAAGGCCACTGAACTGTGGGAAACCATCGTTAAGCTGGAAACCGAGAAGTACGATTTGGAGGAAAGGCAAAAGCGCCAGGACTACGAT CTGAAAGAGTTGAAGGAAAGACAGAAGCAACAGCTGAGACACAAAGCCCTCAAAAAGGGTCTGGACCCAGAAGCTCTCACCGGAAAGTACCCG CCCAAGATCCAAGTTGCCTCCAAATACGAACGTCGCGTTGATACCCGCTCCTATGATGACAAGAAGAAGCTGTTCGAGGGT GGCTTTGACACTCTAAACAAAGAAAGCCTCGAGAAGCAGTGGTCCGAAAGGAAGGAACAGTACGTCGGTCGTCAGAAAT CCAAACTTCCAAAATGGTTCGGAGAGCGGCCAGGCAAGAAGGCGGGAGACCCAGAAACCCCAGAAGGCGAAGACGAAGTCAAGCCCGAGGATGAGGAGGTTGAAGAGGTCGAAGAAGTCGTGGAGGAAGTT GTCGAGGAAGAGGaggaagaagaggaagaggaggaggaggaagaggaagaggaggaagaagaggaagaggaggaggaagaagaggaagaagaataa
- the LOC109432137 gene encoding troponin T, skeletal muscle isoform X2 — protein MSDDEEYSSEEEEVVEEQHEQPAAKSEGDDPEFIKRQDQKRSDLDEQLKEYINEWRKQRSKEEDELKRLKEKQAKRKVSRAEEEQRMAQRKKEEEERRVREIEEKKQREIDEKRRRLEEAEKKRQAMLQAMKDKDKKGPNFTITKKDSSFGMSNAQMERNKTKEQLEEEKKISLSFRIKPLEMDGLSADALRTKATELWETIVKLETEKYDLEERQKRQDYDLKELKERQKQQLRHKALKKGLDPEALTGKYPPKIQVASKYERRVDTRSYDDKKKLFEGGYSAYYLEKLNKKWTQRQELWSTRTKSKLPKWFGERPGKKAGDPETPEGEDEVKPEDEEVEEVEEVVEEVVEEEEEEEEEEEEEEEEEEEEEEEEEEEEEE, from the exons ACCAGCAGCTAAGAGCGA GGGTGATGATCCCGAGTTCATCAAGCGCCAAGACCAGAAGCGCTCAGACTTGGATGAACAGCTGAAGGAGTACATCAATGAATGGCGTAAACAGCGGTCCAAGGAAGAAGATGAACTCAAGAGGCTCAAGGAAAAGCAGGCCAAGCGCAAGGTCTCCCGAGCTGAAGAGGAGCAGCGTATGGCTCAGCGCAAGAAGGAAGAGGAGGAGCGTCGTGTGCGCGAAATTGAGGAGAAGAAACAGCGCGAAATCGACGAGAAGAGACGTCGTCTGGAAGAGGCCGAGAAGAAGCGTCAGGCGATGCTGCAGGCCATGAAGGACAAGGACAAGAAGGGACCGAACTTCACCATTACCAAGAAGGACAGTTCC TTCGGTATGTCCAATGCTCAGATGGAGCGTAACAAGACTAAGGAACAGCtggaagaagagaagaagattTCTCTCTCCTTCCGTATCAAGCCCCTGGAAATGGATGGCTTGAGCGCCGATGCTCTCCGTACCAAGGCCACTGAACTGTGGGAAACCATCGTTAAGCTGGAAACCGAGAAGTACGATTTGGAGGAAAGGCAAAAGCGCCAGGACTACGAT CTGAAAGAGTTGAAGGAAAGACAGAAGCAACAGCTGAGACACAAAGCCCTCAAAAAGGGTCTGGACCCAGAAGCTCTCACCGGAAAGTACCCG CCCAAGATCCAAGTTGCCTCCAAATACGAACGTCGCGTTGATACCCGCTCCTATGATGACAAGAAGAAGCTGTTCGAGGGT GGTTATAGTGCATACTATCTAGAAAAACTGAACAAAAAATGGACACAACGTCAAGAGCTATGGTCGACACGTACCAAGT CCAAACTTCCAAAATGGTTCGGAGAGCGGCCAGGCAAGAAGGCGGGAGACCCAGAAACCCCAGAAGGCGAAGACGAAGTCAAGCCCGAGGATGAGGAGGTTGAAGAGGTCGAAGAAGTCGTGGAGGAAGTT GTCGAGGAAGAGGaggaagaagaggaagaggaggaggaggaagaggaagaggaggaagaagaggaagaggaggaggaagaagaggaagaagaataa
- the LOC109432137 gene encoding troponin T, skeletal muscle isoform X4 yields MSDDEEYSGDDPEFIKRQDQKRSDLDEQLKEYINEWRKQRSKEEDELKRLKEKQAKRKVSRAEEEQRMAQRKKEEEERRVREIEEKKQREIDEKRRRLEEAEKKRQAMLQAMKDKDKKGPNFTITKKDSSFGMSNAQMERNKTKEQLEEEKKISLSFRIKPLEMDGLSADALRTKATELWETIVKLETEKYDLEERQKRQDYDLKELKERQKQQLRHKALKKGLDPEALTGKYPPKIQVASKYERRVDTRSYDDKKKLFEGGYSAYYLEKLNKKWTQRQELWSTRTKSKLPKWFGERPGKKAGDPETPEGEDEVKPEDEEVEEVEEVVEEVVEEEEEEEEEEEEEEEEEEEEEEEEEEEEEE; encoded by the exons GGGTGATGATCCCGAGTTCATCAAGCGCCAAGACCAGAAGCGCTCAGACTTGGATGAACAGCTGAAGGAGTACATCAATGAATGGCGTAAACAGCGGTCCAAGGAAGAAGATGAACTCAAGAGGCTCAAGGAAAAGCAGGCCAAGCGCAAGGTCTCCCGAGCTGAAGAGGAGCAGCGTATGGCTCAGCGCAAGAAGGAAGAGGAGGAGCGTCGTGTGCGCGAAATTGAGGAGAAGAAACAGCGCGAAATCGACGAGAAGAGACGTCGTCTGGAAGAGGCCGAGAAGAAGCGTCAGGCGATGCTGCAGGCCATGAAGGACAAGGACAAGAAGGGACCGAACTTCACCATTACCAAGAAGGACAGTTCC TTCGGTATGTCCAATGCTCAGATGGAGCGTAACAAGACTAAGGAACAGCtggaagaagagaagaagattTCTCTCTCCTTCCGTATCAAGCCCCTGGAAATGGATGGCTTGAGCGCCGATGCTCTCCGTACCAAGGCCACTGAACTGTGGGAAACCATCGTTAAGCTGGAAACCGAGAAGTACGATTTGGAGGAAAGGCAAAAGCGCCAGGACTACGAT CTGAAAGAGTTGAAGGAAAGACAGAAGCAACAGCTGAGACACAAAGCCCTCAAAAAGGGTCTGGACCCAGAAGCTCTCACCGGAAAGTACCCG CCCAAGATCCAAGTTGCCTCCAAATACGAACGTCGCGTTGATACCCGCTCCTATGATGACAAGAAGAAGCTGTTCGAGGGT GGTTATAGTGCATACTATCTAGAAAAACTGAACAAAAAATGGACACAACGTCAAGAGCTATGGTCGACACGTACCAAGT CCAAACTTCCAAAATGGTTCGGAGAGCGGCCAGGCAAGAAGGCGGGAGACCCAGAAACCCCAGAAGGCGAAGACGAAGTCAAGCCCGAGGATGAGGAGGTTGAAGAGGTCGAAGAAGTCGTGGAGGAAGTT GTCGAGGAAGAGGaggaagaagaggaagaggaggaggaggaagaggaagaggaggaagaagaggaagaggaggaggaagaagaggaagaagaataa